Below is a window of Candidatus Thermokryptus mobilis DNA.
ATCGGTTCAATTCTGGCATCAGCACAACTTGGGCTTGAAAAAGCAACACCTTTGCCATTTGCCTCATCACTGTGCGGTAAATGTCATGAAATTTGTCCCGTTAAAATTGAAATACATCATATACTCGTTTGGCTGAGACATCAAGCCGTTGAGCTTAAGAAAACATCAAGGATGGAAAAATTGCTTTTTAAACTATGGCTTTCGGCGATGAAAGATGCAAAAATTTATAAAGCGGGAGCAAAACTTTTGAGGTTTCTTAAAAAAATCGGAATTAAGCCATCGCTTAAAGCGTGGTCAAGGACGCGGGAATTCCCACAAATTGCGGAAAAATCATTTAGGGAAATATGGGAGAAAGAACTGAAAAATTGATTGAAAGATTCAAACTTGAATTTGAAAGGGTTGGCGGTGTTTTTATAAGGGCTAAAAAGGATCAAATTCTGCCTATACTAAATCAAACGCTCAAAGTTGAAAACGCTGAGAAAATTTTCGTTGAAAAATTTGATGATGAACTTTCTAACATCTTGAAACAACTTAACGTCAAGCAAATCATCACCCAAGCTCATTCAGAAAAGCAACTTGCTAAGGTTGACGCATCAGTAACTGGATGTGATTACTTAATCGCTGAAACTGGGACTATCGTTTTCATCCATGATGAGAAAAGGTTTAAAAGTTCAATTCTACTCCCACGAGTTCACATCGTTATAGCGCGGTCGGAACAAGTTTACGAGTCCCTGGAACATGTTTTTGAAAAGATTGACAAAAAATTTGACTCAATTTTTTTAGTAACAGGTCCAAGCCGAACCGCCGACATAGAAAAGGTCATCGTCAAAGGTGTTCACGGACCGCAGATGGTTTATCTCATCTTGATTTAAATAGGGCTTTCATGCCGTTTAAAAATTCCGGGAGTGTATACTTTGGGAATCTCGGCCAAGTTACCAAAACGACAAAGATAATCCACGCAACAAGGAGAAATCCATGGGTTGGGGATTTAGTTAAAGCGATCCAAATCATTCCAGCGTAAGGCGGGGCTTGCAATCCCCAAGCGAGATGTTCGGATTTAAAGTACCAGAGAAGAAAAACACTTAACAGAAGATAGCCAACTCCAACAAAGGTAGATACAAACCCAGAAAAGGTCATAAAAAGCCAGCAACCAAAGGCGACAGTGACATCGGCTGTTAAATCATGCTTTCCAATCCAAGATTGTGTTTTTCTTGGGTCAAGTCGTGAAATCGGTCCGTCAATTAAATCAGTAACCCAAGCAAGCCAAAGCAAAAGCGATGCCGAAGCCACAGATTCAGGGACATCAAGCGTCGCAAATCTGATAATGTAAAGCCCTGTGAAAAACCTTATTGTAGTTAAAATGTCTGCGACGAGTTTTAAGCTTATAGCTACTTTCATGGGGGTTTTAAATTAAAAATTTTTCAAGGATTAGCCCAAATATCAAAAGAGTTGAAAAATAAAGTTGAAGCTTCGCCGTCAAAAGGTCAAGGAAAGTAAAATTAACGAGCGCCTGATTGAACGAAACTTTTACATTTTTCACCGCTATCGGAAAGGTTAAAAGAGTGATGATGCCAGCCATCGGCAAAAATCCCCTAATGATAAAGTAAATCGTCAGAAGATAAGCAAACAGGACAAGGAAAGCATAGTAATAGCTTGATCCTTTAGGTCCAAGAATTCCAGCAAGGGTTTTATAACCAGCGCCAATATCTTCACTTATATCTCTGAAATTATTTCCGTGCAAGATTGCTGTTGTTAGAAGACCAATTGGAATTGAAAGCAAAATCGGCGTCAATGAAATTTCCCTTGTTTGAATGTAATAAACCCCAAGCGTCATTACTGGTCCAAATGCTAGGAAAACAGCAAGGTCACCGAGAGCCCTGTATTTAAAACCAAGTGGTGGTGCAGTATAAAAAACGCCAAGTATCAGCCCGGGGATTATGAAATACAAAATTTTATAATCCACCGCTAAGACGAAATAAAGCCCGAACGCAAGTGCAAGTAAAAGCAAAGTTATCCCAAGCGCAAGATGTTGACTTGGTTTCATCAAACCATCAACAAGGACACGGCTTGAACCGAGAACTTTCCAAGTATCAGCACCCCTGATATAGTCAAAATAATCACTCAAAACATTTACAGCCGAATGCGCAAATAAAAGCCCGACGAAAACAAGTAAAAATAACTTCAAAGAAACATCGGAAGCTATGAAAGTTCCAAGCAAAACCGGAGCAATTGTTGCGGGAAAAGCAAAAGGTCTTATTGCTTTAAATACAAGCTTAAAAAAATTATGTCTTGTTCTTAATTCCGTTTGGAAAAATTTCAAAACTTCTTCTGTGACTTCAATTTCCGCTCTTGGCTTCCATTCCTCAGTGAAATCGGAAACATAAAGTTTTGTAGGTCTTATCCTGAAAAGCGTAACCCCAGGGATTTTTTTCGCATAAACCACAAGCTCAATCGCTTTCCTGAAAATTATGCTTCTCTCGGGTCTTTCAGATATATCACCGAGTTTTTCAGCTATTCCCTCACCCTGGATAAATCTATCCGGGACACCATGTTCTATCACAAAGAAAACGCGCGGATTTTCAATTACATTTTGATAATTTCTCCCTTTTTCAAGTGCAACATAAATATATCCATCCTCTTCACCGAAATAAACTTTCCCTGCCCAAACACCACTCTTTCCGTGGCTCACAAGCGTAAGGGTTTTATTCTCTTCAAAGACCTTCTTTGCGGTTCTAAGATAGGATTTGTACTCCTCAATCATTACATTATCTCGCTTTTGTTTTGGAACTAATAAAAATTTAGTGATGTCTTAAAAATAAAGCAAAGAAAAGAAGGATGAATATAGTGTTCTTGCCACTTATATTTTTGGCTTCGGTTGCGGTTATACAAGGCGAATATGAAAGTTTAAAAAAGCGACTGAAAGTTGAATATGGGAGCATAAAGGTAAATGGGAAATTTTATAATCTTGATCCAAACTTCAAAAGAGGTAAATTTTCAGTTGCCTTTCCTTTTATCGCAAGGAGAATTTTTGAGATGATTTTCGGTGGTGGTTCTGATAGAAGAAATTGCAAATTTGAAATTTTAAAACCTGAAACTTCGCTTTATGAAAGACGAAATCCAAAAAATAAGATAACCTGGCTTGGGCATGCGACATTTCTTGTTCAAATGGATGGGATCAACTTTTTAACTGATCCTATTTTCAGCGAAAAAGCAGGTCCGTTCGGAAATAGAATTGGCTCAAAAAGATATGTGCCAACCCCGATTGATATAACTGAATTACCAAAAATTGATTTCGTCGTGATATCACATAATCATTATGATCACCTTGATATAGCGACGCTTAAAAGAATAATCGCTCTAAATCAAAATGTAAAAATTTTCGTCCCGCTTGGCGTTGCTAAAACTCTTGAAGAAGAAGGAATAAATCAGAATGTGATTGAACTTGATTGGTGGGATGAATTTGAATTCAACGGTTTAAAAATAATTTTCACACCAACGCAACACTTTTCCGGCAGATGGATAAACGATTCAAATGAGTCGCTTTGGGGTGGATATGTAATTATTGGCAAGAAAAAATTTTATTTCGCTGGCGATACGGGATACTTTTTTGGCTTTAAATTGCTCGGCGATATTTTCGGACCATTTGACATAACGTGTCTTCCGATAGGTGCCTATGAGCCAGCTGAAATGATGAGACCAGTTCATATGAACCCAGACGAAGCAATACAAGCGCATCTTGACTTAAAAGGAAAAATTTTTTGCGCTATGCATTGGGGAACATTTGACTTATCAGATGAAAGATGCGATGAACCACCAAAACGACTTATTAAAAAAGTCAAAGAATTAAACCTTGATGAAAAAATGTTCAAGGTTTTTAAACATGGTGAGACGATAGAATGGTAATTTGCTTTTTAACATCGGCAAAGTTAAATTTTAAATAAGATTTTCGTCGTTCTTTAAATCTTAATGACCCGTGGGGGTGCTTCCCGAAATTTTCGGGAGGCTGAGAGTATACCCCTTGAACCTGATCTGGGTAATGCCAGCGTAGGGAATCGGGTCATCGCTGATCTTTAAAACTCCCCAAAGCCGTTTTTCCCTATGCTGACAATTCATCTGTGGAAAAACGGCTTTTTTATTCCTCTCAGCTCTCCCCACCTCCCACGGGTTAAACCCAAAATTAAAAACAAACAAATAAAAAGCCATGAAGAGAATAAACTTAATATCCATTGCCTTGCTCATTTTTATATCAACCCTTGTCTCACAGGTTAAAATAACTGGTTATGTTTTTGACGCCGAAACAAATAAACCACTTCCAGGGGCGAATGTTTATATTGAAAATACAACCTTCGGCTCAGCAACAAATGAAAACGGTTACTTTGAGATAAAAAATCTACCTGCTGGGAGATATACGATAGTTTCAAGCTTTGTCGGGTATGAAAGACAAAGGAAAATGATCAAGGTCGCTGAAGGTGAAGTCATAAACTTAACCTTCTATCTAAAACCGACTGTTCTCCCATCTCAAACCGTTGTGATAACAGCACTAATAGCAACGGAGAGGGAATCGCCAGTTGTCTTTTCAAACCTTGAGAAACAAAAAATAAAAGATTTCTACACAACTCAAGATGTCCCGATACTTTTAAACGAACTCCCATCGGTTCTGTCTTATTCTTGGTCTGGGAATGGAATTGGGTATAATTATCTTAACATTCGTGGATTTGATCAGAGAAGAATCTCGGTTTTAGTAAATGGCATTCCTCAAAATGACCCAGAAGACCACGGAGTTTATTGGCTTGATATGCCTGACCTTTTAGCAAGCACAGGAAACATCCAAGTTCAAAGAGGTGCTGGAAGCGCATTTTATGGACCACCAGCAATAGGTGGCTCAGTAAACATAATAACTTCAAATTTCTCAATTGACCCGAAAATCTCACTCTTTGCTGGATATGGAAGCTATAACACAAAGAAATATTCAATAGCGATAAATTCAGGGCTAATTCAAAATAAATATCTCTTGTATAGTCGTCTTTCTTACATAGCAACCGATGGCTACAGAGAGAAATCCTGGGCGAAATTTCCAGCTTACTTTTTCAGCGCGATAAGATATGATGAAAATATGACGACACAAATAAACTTATACGGTGGACCATTTGAAGACCATCTTGTCTACCGCGGGATACCTAAGGACTGGGTCAAAGATAAATCAAAGAGAAAAGCGAACTTAAATTATATGGATGTGACAACGAGGGACGACGAAGTTGAAAATTTCAGCCAGCCACATTATGAAATTTTACACGAATGGAGATTAAATGAAAATTTAATTCTTAACAACACTTTGTTTTATATCCGCGGTATTGGATACTGGGACATGGACGCATCTTGGGCGGATACGGTTTATTTCCGTCTATCAAAACCATATGCTGAAAGGTATGGATTTAAAATACCAACATCAAATCCCGGAAACGCTCTTGCAAGATATTTCATTGATTTAAACCAATATGGATGGCTTCCAAGATTAACTTTGAAGCATGGGAAGGGCGAGCTAACCTTAGGTGGTGAATTTAGAATTCACAGGGGCTTCCATTGGGCTAAAATCGTTTGGGCTCAAAATCTCCCAGAAGGATTGCCAAGCGATTATAGATTCTACGAATATAAAGGGGCAAAAGATATCGCCACCGTCTACCTACACGAATTCATCAGGGTAAAAGATAATTTAAGATTGATGGGAAGTTTACAGTTCGCTTACAATAGATATAGGGTTTATGGTGAGAAGGAATTTTTTGACTATAACTTGGGCAAATGGGTAAGCAATACATTTTCAGTGCCTTATTACTTTTTAAACCCTAAAATCGGAATAAGCTATGATTTGACTGAAAAGTTGAACATATTTGCAAGCATCTCACTTACGAACAGGGAACCAAGTAGAAGAGACCTTTATGACGCAAGCGATGGATATTGGTATCCTTGGGGTAAAAAACCAAACTTTGAAATTAGAGATGGAAATTTTGACTTCACGAAACCACTTGTTAAACCAGAACGGCTAGTTGACCTTGAAGTTGGAACTGGCTATTTTGCCGAAAATTACAAGCTGACGGCAAACTTTTATTACATGGATTTTAGAAATGAACTCATAAAAAACGGACAGTTAAATATATTTGGTGACCCAATTGTCGGAAATGCCGAAAGGACTAGACATGCTGGTGTGGAATTAACAGCGGAAATAAAAATCAATGGACTTGAAATTAGCGGAAACACAACGATAAGTAGAAATAGGATCATCAAGCACGGTGAGTATGCCTGGAAAAATCCATACACAGGGGAAGAATACACAACGCCTCAAAGGATTGATTTAGCTGGGAAGAGAATCGCTGGATTTCCTGATCATCTTGGTTCAATCAGGGTCACATATAGAAACTCGGGCTTTATGATTTCAGTGCTTGGGAAATATGTCGGCGATTTCTACACAGATAATTTCAACCTTGAATCCCGAAAGGTTGACGCTTATAAGGTCTTTGATGTGACTATGGGATACAGGTTTGGGAATTTTGAAGTTAAGGTTCAGATAAATAACATCTTTAATGAGCTTTACGCTGCTTCGGGCGTTGGAGATGAATTTTACCCAGGCGCTGAAAGAAATTACTTTGTAAGTTTTGCCTTTGAATTTTAAATTTTTCAAGGGGGTGGGTCCCCCCACCCTTATTTTAAAAAATCAGAGGTAATCTTGCGAGCGATTTTAATTTGCAACGGTGAACCACCTCCGCGAAACTTTCTGCGAAAAATTTTAAAAAATTACGATTTCATCGCTTGTGCTGACGGTGGAGCAAATAT
It encodes the following:
- a CDS encoding LutC/YkgG family protein → MGERTEKLIERFKLEFERVGGVFIRAKKDQILPILNQTLKVENAEKIFVEKFDDELSNILKQLNVKQIITQAHSEKQLAKVDASVTGCDYLIAETGTIVFIHDEKRFKSSILLPRVHIVIARSEQVYESLEHVFEKIDKKFDSIFLVTGPSRTADIEKVIVKGVHGPQMVYLILI
- a CDS encoding CDP-alcohol phosphatidyltransferase family protein — its product is MKVAISLKLVADILTTIRFFTGLYIIRFATLDVPESVASASLLLWLAWVTDLIDGPISRLDPRKTQSWIGKHDLTADVTVAFGCWLFMTFSGFVSTFVGVGYLLLSVFLLWYFKSEHLAWGLQAPPYAGMIWIALTKSPTHGFLLVAWIIFVVLVTWPRFPKYTLPEFLNGMKALFKSR
- the menA gene encoding 1,4-dihydroxy-2-naphthoate octaprenyltransferase, yielding MIEEYKSYLRTAKKVFEENKTLTLVSHGKSGVWAGKVYFGEEDGYIYVALEKGRNYQNVIENPRVFFVIEHGVPDRFIQGEGIAEKLGDISERPERSIIFRKAIELVVYAKKIPGVTLFRIRPTKLYVSDFTEEWKPRAEIEVTEEVLKFFQTELRTRHNFFKLVFKAIRPFAFPATIAPVLLGTFIASDVSLKLFLLVFVGLLFAHSAVNVLSDYFDYIRGADTWKVLGSSRVLVDGLMKPSQHLALGITLLLLALAFGLYFVLAVDYKILYFIIPGLILGVFYTAPPLGFKYRALGDLAVFLAFGPVMTLGVYYIQTREISLTPILLSIPIGLLTTAILHGNNFRDISEDIGAGYKTLAGILGPKGSSYYYAFLVLFAYLLTIYFIIRGFLPMAGIITLLTFPIAVKNVKVSFNQALVNFTFLDLLTAKLQLYFSTLLIFGLILEKFLI
- a CDS encoding MBL fold metallo-hydrolase, which translates into the protein MNIVFLPLIFLASVAVIQGEYESLKKRLKVEYGSIKVNGKFYNLDPNFKRGKFSVAFPFIARRIFEMIFGGGSDRRNCKFEILKPETSLYERRNPKNKITWLGHATFLVQMDGINFLTDPIFSEKAGPFGNRIGSKRYVPTPIDITELPKIDFVVISHNHYDHLDIATLKRIIALNQNVKIFVPLGVAKTLEEEGINQNVIELDWWDEFEFNGLKIIFTPTQHFSGRWINDSNESLWGGYVIIGKKKFYFAGDTGYFFGFKLLGDIFGPFDITCLPIGAYEPAEMMRPVHMNPDEAIQAHLDLKGKIFCAMHWGTFDLSDERCDEPPKRLIKKVKELNLDEKMFKVFKHGETIEW
- a CDS encoding TonB-dependent receptor, which produces MKRINLISIALLIFISTLVSQVKITGYVFDAETNKPLPGANVYIENTTFGSATNENGYFEIKNLPAGRYTIVSSFVGYERQRKMIKVAEGEVINLTFYLKPTVLPSQTVVITALIATERESPVVFSNLEKQKIKDFYTTQDVPILLNELPSVLSYSWSGNGIGYNYLNIRGFDQRRISVLVNGIPQNDPEDHGVYWLDMPDLLASTGNIQVQRGAGSAFYGPPAIGGSVNIITSNFSIDPKISLFAGYGSYNTKKYSIAINSGLIQNKYLLYSRLSYIATDGYREKSWAKFPAYFFSAIRYDENMTTQINLYGGPFEDHLVYRGIPKDWVKDKSKRKANLNYMDVTTRDDEVENFSQPHYEILHEWRLNENLILNNTLFYIRGIGYWDMDASWADTVYFRLSKPYAERYGFKIPTSNPGNALARYFIDLNQYGWLPRLTLKHGKGELTLGGEFRIHRGFHWAKIVWAQNLPEGLPSDYRFYEYKGAKDIATVYLHEFIRVKDNLRLMGSLQFAYNRYRVYGEKEFFDYNLGKWVSNTFSVPYYFLNPKIGISYDLTEKLNIFASISLTNREPSRRDLYDASDGYWYPWGKKPNFEIRDGNFDFTKPLVKPERLVDLEVGTGYFAENYKLTANFYYMDFRNELIKNGQLNIFGDPIVGNAERTRHAGVELTAEIKINGLEISGNTTISRNRIIKHGEYAWKNPYTGEEYTTPQRIDLAGKRIAGFPDHLGSIRVTYRNSGFMISVLGKYVGDFYTDNFNLESRKVDAYKVFDVTMGYRFGNFEVKVQINNIFNELYAASGVGDEFYPGAERNYFVSFAFEF